One Desulfatitalea tepidiphila genomic region harbors:
- the tmcB gene encoding electron transfer complex ferredoxin TmcB produces MAETNKDTAKGEELDEGIEVGVHRLTPERIQTVINSVLGAETGARFKAYIQTCIHCGLCSDACHFYLSNDKDPRFSPVGKVKQTIWPMIESKGRVDADFIRRAAQIAHTECNLCKRCVQYCPFGIDIAYMMSMVRRIIHKLGVTPLYLQDTAHSHAATMNQMWVKGDEWIDTLQWQEDEAREEIPGLRIPLEKEGADIMYSVIAPEPKFQAQLIYQAAVIMHTAGVNWTMPAGMGWDNSDMAMFSGDNEIMGRVKRAHFDAAERLKVKKIVMGECGHAFRSVYDMGNRWLGWAMPPIPIVHAIEFYHDLLKTGRIRIARKYDKPVTLHDPCNVVRGGGLHEMARYVVSQICEELVEMHPNREHNYCCAAGGGVINCGPPYKNKRMAGNRVKAEQLFDAKSRGAQTLIAPCHNCHSGLHDIIHHYEIGLDIKFFGDIIYECMEKPESP; encoded by the coding sequence ATGGCCGAGACGAACAAAGATACAGCCAAGGGCGAAGAGCTGGACGAGGGTATCGAAGTCGGCGTGCACAGGTTGACTCCCGAACGGATCCAGACGGTGATCAACAGCGTGTTGGGTGCGGAGACCGGTGCGCGTTTCAAAGCCTATATCCAAACCTGCATTCACTGCGGACTTTGCTCGGATGCATGCCACTTTTACCTGTCGAACGACAAAGATCCCCGGTTTTCCCCGGTGGGCAAGGTCAAGCAGACGATCTGGCCCATGATTGAATCCAAAGGTCGCGTGGATGCCGATTTTATCCGGCGGGCCGCGCAGATCGCCCATACCGAATGCAACCTGTGCAAGCGGTGCGTCCAATACTGCCCGTTTGGCATCGACATCGCCTATATGATGAGCATGGTTCGTCGGATCATTCACAAACTGGGGGTCACGCCGCTCTACCTTCAGGACACGGCCCACAGCCACGCGGCCACCATGAACCAGATGTGGGTCAAGGGCGACGAGTGGATCGACACCCTGCAGTGGCAGGAAGATGAGGCGCGTGAGGAGATCCCCGGGCTGCGCATTCCCCTCGAGAAGGAAGGCGCCGATATCATGTATTCGGTCATCGCGCCGGAACCCAAGTTCCAGGCCCAGTTGATCTATCAGGCGGCCGTGATCATGCACACCGCCGGCGTGAATTGGACCATGCCGGCCGGCATGGGCTGGGACAACAGCGACATGGCCATGTTCAGCGGCGACAACGAGATCATGGGCCGGGTCAAGCGGGCCCACTTCGACGCCGCCGAGCGACTCAAGGTCAAAAAGATCGTGATGGGCGAGTGCGGCCACGCCTTCCGATCCGTCTACGACATGGGCAACCGATGGTTGGGCTGGGCCATGCCGCCGATTCCCATCGTTCATGCCATCGAGTTTTATCATGATCTTCTCAAGACGGGCCGGATCCGCATTGCGCGCAAATACGACAAGCCGGTTACCTTGCACGACCCCTGCAATGTCGTGCGCGGCGGCGGGCTGCACGAAATGGCAAGATACGTGGTGTCCCAGATTTGCGAGGAGTTGGTGGAGATGCATCCCAACCGCGAGCACAATTACTGCTGCGCGGCGGGAGGCGGTGTGATCAATTGCGGTCCGCCTTACAAAAACAAGCGGATGGCGGGTAATCGGGTCAAGGCCGAGCAGCTTTTTGACGCCAAGAGCCGCGGCGCCCAGACGCTGATCGCGCCCTGCCACAACTGCCACAGTGGATTGCACGACATCATTCATCACTATGAGATCGGGTTGGATATCAAGTTCTTCGGCGATATAATCTACGAGTGCATGGAAAAGCCCGAAAGCCCATAG
- the tmcA gene encoding acidic tetraheme cytochrome c3 TmcA, which yields MKRMLFWGMTILSIALAVCTASGQEDMTFVDNGVFDRPQRPPAIFEHDVHNETAGLDDCAECHHLYDESGQKLEGESSEDQTCADCHEIKDVGRKPGLRKAFHNNCKGCHLAEQKGPIACAQCHVR from the coding sequence ATGAAAAGAATGCTTTTTTGGGGGATGACCATTCTCTCCATTGCCTTGGCGGTGTGCACCGCTTCCGGCCAGGAGGATATGACATTCGTCGACAACGGTGTCTTTGACCGGCCCCAGCGACCGCCCGCCATTTTCGAGCACGATGTCCACAATGAAACGGCGGGGCTTGACGACTGTGCCGAGTGCCATCATCTCTATGATGAATCGGGCCAGAAGCTGGAGGGGGAATCCTCAGAAGACCAGACGTGTGCCGATTGCCACGAAATCAAGGACGTCGGACGCAAACCCGGATTGCGCAAGGCTTTCCATAACAATTGCAAGGGATGCCATCTGGCGGAGCAGAAGGGGCCCATTGCCTGTGCACAGTGCCATGTGCGTTAG
- the divK gene encoding DVU0259 family response regulator domain-containing protein, which yields MPKKILIIDDDPVIVKYLQALFEDNGYVTCTASSSMEGLQLVHAERPDLITLDLEMPGEWGPRFYRKLRQDKALRDTPVIVISGIDGDHAVKDAVAFVAKPFDPDKVLGIVKKTIG from the coding sequence ATGCCGAAAAAAATATTGATCATCGATGACGACCCGGTCATTGTGAAGTATCTGCAAGCCTTGTTCGAAGATAACGGTTATGTGACCTGCACGGCGAGCAGCAGCATGGAAGGGTTGCAGCTGGTGCACGCCGAACGGCCGGATTTGATCACGCTGGATTTGGAAATGCCTGGGGAATGGGGGCCGCGTTTTTACCGTAAGCTGAGGCAGGACAAGGCATTGCGGGACACGCCGGTTATCGTGATCAGCGGGATCGACGGCGATCACGCCGTCAAGGATGCCGTCGCTTTCGTGGCCAAACCCTTTGATCCCGACAAGGTGCTCGGTATCGTCAAGAAGACCATCGGTTGA
- a CDS encoding glycosyltransferase: protein MKISVSMIALNEKNFIARALSSCTFADEIVVVDGGSTDGTVQILQSHSKVKLIHHPWDNHFGRQREISLRHCCGDWIIRLDADEAFSMVFEEQIRNLLETTPEDVAAYRIKQCNLVGSEKFYSRAFDQLETYPRIWKNRAGVRWERSIHEKLSGITGRVLDWPVYVVHYGFLDKTTFLNKGLRYARIPGSQVNKPEDLVFRNYDFQPAPREAQVGPHVISYTVKGHDARKPQIAIVRGPHLNRWEIQLYQPLQDTFNLVVFTTCMPPPGWTEKDIPIITLPEDKTVLTAMNGVEFALFDADIIFVSQILWPYTFQAVKTKDKFEKKIIALQWDRNAFAHETNEAIKYFKQSNKELVDVFIADTPCARDALLIEGVPSHKIVVIPTGIGLSEWTPDEKTRNFIRRQLRIKETERVVLVYNGHGLTDGIDEIVHAAKLLESKGGLVADSTKYIIASQADDQNLIKKIEALNLKQRFIYCSDYSLFDLFNCTDILFLPCLPEMSWQEPPHMLLRKALSFGLPIIATAIEGIPDEVGDAAILIPKDNPGALCAAILELFQTDQRRTLCKKARSRAETQFSAERTVQALRKLFGTVFSSIPE from the coding sequence ATGAAAATATCGGTATCCATGATTGCTTTGAATGAAAAAAATTTTATTGCCAGGGCATTGAGTTCGTGCACGTTTGCAGATGAAATCGTCGTTGTCGATGGCGGCAGTACGGACGGAACCGTTCAAATTCTCCAATCCCACAGCAAAGTGAAATTAATTCACCACCCTTGGGATAACCACTTTGGACGCCAGCGAGAGATTTCCCTTAGACACTGCTGTGGTGATTGGATTATTCGGCTGGATGCAGACGAGGCTTTTTCGATGGTTTTTGAAGAGCAGATCAGAAATCTCTTGGAGACGACGCCCGAGGATGTGGCGGCTTATCGGATAAAACAATGCAATCTAGTAGGCAGTGAAAAGTTCTATTCTAGAGCTTTTGACCAGCTGGAAACCTATCCAAGGATCTGGAAAAATCGAGCCGGTGTGCGTTGGGAACGATCTATCCATGAAAAATTGTCGGGTATCACCGGCCGAGTATTGGATTGGCCTGTGTATGTCGTGCATTATGGATTTCTGGACAAAACCACATTCTTAAACAAGGGCCTACGATATGCCAGGATACCAGGTAGCCAGGTGAACAAGCCCGAAGATCTGGTGTTCAGGAATTATGATTTTCAACCTGCCCCCAGAGAGGCTCAGGTAGGCCCTCACGTGATATCATATACAGTGAAAGGGCATGACGCGAGAAAGCCGCAAATTGCAATCGTCAGAGGGCCCCATCTCAACCGTTGGGAAATCCAGCTCTACCAACCTTTGCAGGATACATTTAATCTGGTGGTGTTCACTACTTGCATGCCGCCGCCGGGATGGACGGAAAAAGATATCCCAATTATCACGCTTCCAGAAGACAAAACCGTCCTTACAGCTATGAACGGGGTTGAGTTTGCTCTTTTTGATGCGGATATAATTTTCGTTTCCCAAATTTTATGGCCATATACATTCCAAGCTGTCAAAACCAAAGATAAATTCGAAAAAAAGATAATCGCCCTGCAATGGGATAGAAATGCGTTTGCACACGAAACAAATGAGGCCATCAAATATTTCAAACAAAGCAACAAGGAGCTGGTAGATGTCTTCATTGCCGACACGCCGTGTGCCAGAGATGCGCTGCTCATTGAAGGTGTGCCGTCTCATAAAATTGTCGTCATCCCGACAGGAATTGGTTTGTCTGAATGGACACCTGACGAAAAGACACGTAACTTCATCAGACGCCAATTAAGAATTAAGGAAACAGAGCGGGTCGTTTTGGTTTATAATGGCCATGGATTGACAGATGGCATAGACGAGATTGTACATGCCGCGAAATTGCTTGAGTCAAAAGGTGGTTTAGTTGCAGATAGCACTAAATATATCATTGCCAGTCAGGCGGATGACCAAAATCTTATAAAAAAAATAGAAGCATTGAATCTGAAGCAAAGATTTATTTACTGTTCCGATTACTCGCTTTTTGATCTTTTCAACTGTACAGATATCTTATTTTTGCCATGCCTTCCCGAGATGTCATGGCAAGAACCACCCCATATGCTTTTGAGAAAGGCACTGTCATTCGGGCTACCAATAATCGCGACCGCCATTGAAGGGATTCCTGATGAGGTAGGTGATGCAGCCATCCTGATTCCAAAAGACAATCCCGGAGCGCTCTGTGCCGCAATTTTAGAACTATTCCAAACTGACCAAAGAAGAACGCTTTGCAAGAAAGCAAGAAGCCGGGCAGAGACACAATTTTCTGCTGAACGGACAGTTCAGGCCCTGCGGAAACTGTTCGGAACGGTTTTTTCCTCAATACCCGAATAA
- a CDS encoding HAMP domain-containing protein — translation MTIAPRIRLRFGPKLFLSHFLAVLFVSGSIGTFFYFNAIESLMQSLRSRLQNSAALLSQSIDARELETIRTAADIESALYTTTLEKLRRSRRANPDIAFLFIMRKEADRVAFVIDSDETENQAMPGREYPEPPDLLQTGFHVPSVDDKPYRDEWGVFLSGYAPLRHGEGRYLVGIDMRADEVDNKLAQLRLTGWVSLLASLLLALLFALYLSRGLTTRINTLIRRCQQVALGCFNETIEMRTYDEFDDLIEAFNTMGEELERTRRKADDAMVEVRDARDHLEVRVRERTQELETALEKVQVLSGLLPICCSCKKIRNDEGYWQQVEQFVSMHTGARFSHGLCPECAAKMYSDILLQREKAPNQR, via the coding sequence ATGACCATTGCTCCTCGAATCCGTCTTCGCTTCGGCCCGAAGCTGTTCCTCAGCCATTTTCTGGCCGTGCTGTTCGTATCCGGCAGCATCGGTACCTTTTTTTATTTCAACGCCATCGAGAGTTTGATGCAGAGTCTGCGCTCACGCCTTCAAAACAGCGCGGCCCTGTTGAGCCAGAGCATTGACGCACGGGAGCTGGAGACCATCCGCACTGCCGCCGACATCGAATCGGCGCTTTACACCACCACCCTGGAAAAATTGCGCCGGTCGCGACGCGCCAACCCGGACATCGCCTTCCTCTTTATCATGCGCAAGGAGGCCGACCGCGTCGCATTCGTGATCGATTCCGACGAAACCGAAAACCAGGCCATGCCCGGCCGTGAATATCCCGAGCCACCCGACCTATTGCAGACCGGCTTCCACGTCCCCTCGGTGGACGACAAACCCTACCGGGACGAGTGGGGCGTCTTTCTTTCCGGGTATGCCCCGCTGCGTCATGGGGAAGGCCGCTACCTGGTGGGCATCGACATGCGGGCCGACGAGGTGGACAACAAGCTCGCCCAGCTCAGGCTGACCGGTTGGGTATCCCTGCTGGCCTCTTTGCTTCTGGCACTGTTGTTCGCCCTTTATCTCTCGCGGGGGTTGACCACCCGCATCAACACCTTGATCCGACGCTGCCAGCAGGTGGCCCTGGGATGTTTCAATGAAACAATCGAAATGCGGACCTACGACGAGTTTGACGATCTCATCGAAGCCTTCAATACCATGGGGGAAGAGTTGGAACGGACGCGCCGCAAGGCTGATGACGCCATGGTCGAGGTGCGTGACGCCCGCGACCACCTGGAGGTGCGCGTCCGCGAGCGGACGCAGGAACTGGAAACTGCATTGGAGAAGGTGCAGGTGCTCAGCGGATTGCTGCCGATCTGCTGCTCCTGTAAGAAAATCAGAAATGACGAGGGATATTGGCAGCAGGTGGAACAGTTCGTCTCCATGCACACCGGCGCGCGCTTTTCACACGGCCTGTGCCCGGAGTGTGCGGCAAAGATGTATAGCGATATCCTTCTTCAGAGGGAAAAAGCCCCAAATCAAAGGTGA
- a CDS encoding metal ABC transporter permease, whose translation MIEALEFDFMRHALAAGLLASIICGIMGTLVVVNRIVFLSGGIAHAAYGGIGMAFFFGWPYLVGTIGFSFAAAMVMAAVTLRARHRADTIIGVIWALGMAVGIILLDLTPGYHVDLMSYLFGSILTVPVTDLYIMTGMGLFITLAVIYYYKDLLAISYDEEFAQIRGVPVKTLYFGMIGLLAVTIVLVIQVVGLILVIALLTIPPFIVEKYAKSLLQMMVASSVLGALFTVCGLWLSYRYDLTSGAAIILVSSLAFLISLIFDRLKLGMAPNRKPDSTR comes from the coding sequence ATGATCGAGGCCCTCGAATTTGACTTCATGCGCCACGCCCTCGCGGCCGGGCTACTGGCCAGCATCATCTGCGGCATCATGGGCACCCTGGTCGTGGTCAACCGCATCGTGTTTCTCTCGGGCGGGATCGCCCACGCCGCTTATGGCGGTATCGGCATGGCCTTTTTTTTCGGCTGGCCTTACCTGGTGGGCACCATCGGATTTTCATTCGCCGCCGCCATGGTCATGGCCGCCGTGACCCTTCGGGCCCGGCATCGCGCCGACACCATCATTGGCGTCATTTGGGCTCTGGGCATGGCAGTAGGCATCATCCTGCTCGATCTGACGCCGGGTTACCATGTGGACCTGATGAGCTATCTGTTCGGCAGCATCCTCACGGTTCCGGTTACGGACCTCTATATTATGACCGGGATGGGTCTATTCATCACGTTGGCGGTGATTTATTACTACAAGGATTTGCTGGCCATCAGCTATGATGAAGAGTTTGCCCAGATCCGGGGAGTACCTGTCAAAACGCTCTATTTCGGCATGATCGGGCTGCTGGCCGTCACCATCGTGCTGGTCATCCAGGTCGTGGGGTTGATCCTGGTCATCGCGCTGCTGACCATCCCGCCGTTCATCGTGGAAAAATACGCCAAATCCCTGCTCCAGATGATGGTCGCATCCAGCGTTCTCGGCGCCCTGTTCACCGTCTGCGGTCTCTGGCTCTCCTATCGGTACGACCTGACCTCGGGGGCCGCAATCATCCTGGTGTCGAGCCTCGCCTTTCTTATCTCGCTGATCTTCGACCGTCTGAAGCTCGGCATGGCGCCCAATCGAAAACCCGATTCGACCCGCTGA
- a CDS encoding metal ABC transporter ATP-binding protein has product MNDPIVEIHDVTFAYNGETILDSVNLAIPSGDFMAMIGPNGGGKTTLLRLILGLLNPLRGTIRVMGRSARQASSSVGYVPQNVHINNSFPITAMDVVLMAKLGPKTRWARRSAADRKEAHATLEKMEMAAHADKKIGELSGGQRQRVFIARALVTRPRLLLLDEPTAGIDTKGQADFYRLLKELNRDMTIVVVSHDLLAISRYVKSVACVNRRLHYHDQAEITGEMLETMYPCTAEEVCPVELVAHGLPHRVLMEHKE; this is encoded by the coding sequence GTGAACGATCCGATTGTCGAGATCCACGATGTCACTTTCGCTTACAACGGCGAAACGATTCTGGATTCGGTGAACCTGGCGATCCCATCAGGCGACTTCATGGCCATGATCGGTCCCAACGGCGGCGGCAAAACCACCCTGCTGCGATTGATTCTGGGTTTGCTGAATCCGCTCCGTGGCACCATTCGTGTCATGGGCCGATCCGCGCGGCAGGCTTCTTCGTCGGTGGGCTACGTTCCACAGAACGTACACATCAACAACAGTTTTCCCATTACCGCCATGGATGTCGTGTTGATGGCCAAACTCGGTCCAAAAACGAGATGGGCGCGCCGATCGGCCGCCGACCGCAAGGAAGCGCACGCCACTTTGGAAAAGATGGAGATGGCGGCCCATGCCGACAAAAAAATCGGAGAGTTGTCCGGCGGTCAACGCCAGCGGGTCTTCATCGCCCGGGCTTTGGTGACCCGACCCCGGCTGCTGCTGCTCGATGAACCCACGGCCGGCATCGACACCAAGGGACAGGCCGATTTCTACCGACTGCTCAAGGAATTGAATCGCGACATGACCATCGTAGTGGTCAGCCACGATCTGCTGGCCATCTCGCGTTATGTCAAATCGGTCGCCTGCGTGAACCGCCGCCTGCACTACCATGACCAGGCCGAGATCACCGGCGAAATGCTGGAAACCATGTATCCCTGCACAGCCGAAGAGGTGTGCCCAGTGGAACTGGTCGCCCACGGCCTACCCCACCGGGTTCTGATGGAGCACAAGGAATAA
- a CDS encoding metal ABC transporter solute-binding protein, Zn/Mn family — MRIAINLLWAAVILLMTLKAGYASDKIAVFVSILPQKYFVEQIGKDRVEVQVMVQPGASPHAYEPKPTQMAALSKASIYFAVGVPFENVWLKKFAAANPEMAVVHTDQGIEKIFMTGHHHGEEDHHEAAGAHGHFPSEHDANRQAHAAPDPHIWLSPPLVKIQSRTIADVLQSADSVHKDFYEDQFRRFAAEIDRLDAHLKTTFAGKAGLRFMVFHPSWGYFAHAYGLEQIAIEIEGKDPKPAQLKMLIEEARRDEIRVIFVQPQFSTKSAALVADSIRGRVAYADPLAEDWLTNLCDLADTFNAALR, encoded by the coding sequence ATGCGTATAGCTATCAATTTACTATGGGCCGCTGTGATTCTACTGATGACATTAAAGGCCGGGTATGCATCTGATAAGATTGCGGTCTTTGTCAGCATCCTGCCCCAGAAATATTTTGTGGAACAAATCGGAAAGGATCGGGTCGAGGTCCAGGTCATGGTGCAGCCCGGCGCCAGCCCGCATGCCTATGAGCCAAAACCCACCCAGATGGCGGCCCTTTCCAAAGCCAGTATCTACTTTGCCGTGGGCGTGCCGTTTGAAAACGTCTGGTTGAAAAAATTCGCCGCCGCCAATCCTGAAATGGCTGTGGTTCATACCGATCAAGGCATCGAGAAGATATTTATGACCGGGCACCATCATGGAGAAGAAGATCATCACGAAGCGGCTGGGGCACACGGGCATTTCCCAAGCGAACACGATGCCAACCGGCAGGCCCATGCCGCCCCCGATCCACACATCTGGCTCTCGCCGCCCTTGGTGAAAATCCAGAGCCGCACGATCGCAGATGTCCTGCAGTCCGCCGATTCTGTCCATAAGGATTTTTACGAAGATCAGTTTCGGCGTTTTGCCGCCGAAATCGATCGTCTCGACGCCCACCTTAAAACCACCTTCGCCGGCAAGGCAGGTCTGCGATTCATGGTGTTTCACCCCTCCTGGGGCTACTTCGCGCACGCCTACGGACTCGAACAGATCGCCATCGAGATCGAAGGAAAAGACCCCAAGCCCGCTCAATTGAAGATGCTGATCGAAGAAGCCAGGAGAGATGAGATACGCGTGATCTTTGTTCAGCCTCAATTTTCCACAAAAAGCGCCGCGCTCGTGGCCGATTCGATTCGCGGCCGTGTCGCCTACGCCGACCCGCTGGCAGAAGATTGGCTGACCAATCTTTGCGATCTGGCCGACACCTTCAACGCGGCCCTAAGATAG
- a CDS encoding LbtU family siderophore porin: protein MKKWVVLLTCSLLMGLTAAALAQDNASLEERVRLLEKAIGGTEAGNSWWDRIQVSGLVEVEAYYQDADTADDSSDVDLATVELAVDARIIDHVDGHVLFKWEDDDLFVDEGFITLTGTDAFPAYLIAGRQYLPFGRFDTHFITDPNTLILGETNEGSLVAGCRIGGELVDLSVGAFNGKIEEAGEDNHVDGFVAGVTAQPFEGLTLGASYISSLASSDAFSEVITDRNGDGDIDPVEDFVGGWSAFVTFEFLDRFRLIGEYVSALDEFEAGEVYIDTDPDDRKPAAWNAEFGVMIVEDLELAVRYGGSDDGADFLPEKQYGAVINWGVFSCTNLALEYLHDEYEDDVEETDTVTAQLAIEF from the coding sequence ATGAAGAAATGGGTAGTGTTGTTGACATGTTCGCTGTTGATGGGTTTGACGGCAGCGGCCCTGGCGCAGGACAACGCCAGTCTCGAAGAGCGTGTCCGGCTTCTGGAAAAAGCCATTGGCGGGACAGAAGCGGGCAACTCTTGGTGGGACCGCATTCAGGTCAGCGGCCTGGTGGAGGTCGAGGCCTATTACCAAGACGCCGACACGGCAGATGACAGCAGCGACGTGGACCTGGCCACCGTGGAACTGGCCGTGGATGCCCGCATCATCGACCATGTAGACGGCCATGTGCTGTTCAAGTGGGAAGACGATGATCTGTTCGTGGACGAGGGCTTCATCACCCTGACCGGTACCGACGCCTTTCCGGCCTACCTGATCGCCGGGCGGCAGTACCTGCCCTTCGGCCGGTTCGACACCCACTTCATCACCGACCCCAATACCCTGATCCTCGGGGAAACCAACGAGGGATCGCTGGTGGCCGGCTGCCGCATCGGCGGCGAACTGGTCGATCTCTCGGTGGGCGCCTTCAATGGGAAAATCGAGGAGGCGGGCGAAGACAACCACGTCGACGGCTTCGTGGCCGGCGTGACCGCCCAGCCCTTCGAGGGGTTGACGCTGGGGGCGTCGTATATCTCCAGCCTGGCCTCTTCGGACGCTTTCTCCGAAGTGATCACGGATCGGAACGGAGACGGCGACATCGATCCGGTCGAGGATTTTGTCGGCGGCTGGAGCGCCTTCGTCACTTTCGAATTCCTCGACCGCTTCCGGCTCATCGGCGAGTATGTGTCAGCCCTGGATGAATTCGAAGCAGGGGAAGTCTATATCGACACCGACCCTGATGACCGTAAGCCCGCAGCCTGGAACGCGGAATTCGGCGTCATGATCGTCGAGGATCTGGAACTGGCCGTGCGCTATGGCGGATCGGACGACGGGGCCGACTTCCTGCCCGAAAAACAATACGGCGCGGTGATCAACTGGGGCGTCTTCAGCTGCACCAACCTGGCTCTGGAATATCTGCACGACGAATACGAAGACGATGTGGAAGAGACCGATACGGTCACGGCCCAATTGGCCATCGAATTTTAA
- a CDS encoding endonuclease/exonuclease/phosphatase family protein translates to MKFFYATVLWFCGLVVVHPLPGDTVPTLTLCTWNIEHLAAQDDAGCKPRKNHDYQALHKFAADLNADIIAFQEVENLSAARRLFTPSEYHIEISGRPTVELGRCREGDRRRMQRTGFAIRKDLQTRLGLRYQRQPDVRYLATQPSERWGVHIIVFSTNEPGRRLHLLAVHLKSGCSYGEPKYRGDESPCSRLAEQVPRLEAWMDARAAAGEEFIILGDVNRQLDGLGDPVWEAWDDSECCTWEQPATGLWHCREGTERFNPIADLERARSGRKHPYPHNAKHPFAIDHIIMSSGADRLAIEITAQFIHDRDKLSDHAPLMMKINWR, encoded by the coding sequence ATGAAATTTTTCTATGCAACAGTTTTATGGTTTTGCGGATTGGTGGTGGTACATCCACTGCCGGGGGACACGGTTCCAACGCTCACCCTATGCACCTGGAACATCGAACACCTTGCAGCGCAAGATGACGCCGGCTGCAAGCCGCGAAAGAATCATGACTACCAGGCTCTCCACAAGTTCGCGGCCGATTTGAACGCCGATATCATCGCTTTCCAGGAGGTTGAAAATCTATCAGCCGCAAGGCGCCTATTCACACCGTCCGAATACCATATCGAAATTTCCGGGCGACCCACCGTTGAACTCGGTCGATGCCGCGAAGGGGACCGGCGCCGCATGCAACGGACCGGTTTTGCCATCCGTAAGGACCTCCAGACCAGGCTCGGCCTCCGATACCAACGGCAGCCAGATGTTCGCTATCTGGCCACCCAACCCTCAGAAAGATGGGGCGTGCATATCATTGTGTTCTCGACCAATGAGCCGGGGAGACGCCTGCATCTTTTGGCCGTTCATTTAAAATCGGGTTGCTCCTATGGCGAGCCGAAGTATCGTGGTGATGAGTCGCCGTGCAGCCGGTTGGCCGAACAGGTGCCGCGCCTCGAGGCCTGGATGGATGCCCGGGCGGCGGCCGGTGAAGAGTTTATCATTCTGGGGGATGTGAATCGCCAGTTGGACGGATTGGGCGACCCGGTGTGGGAGGCCTGGGACGACAGCGAATGCTGCACATGGGAGCAGCCGGCCACAGGATTGTGGCACTGCCGCGAAGGGACCGAACGATTCAATCCCATCGCCGATCTCGAACGGGCACGATCCGGCAGGAAGCACCCTTATCCCCACAATGCAAAACACCCCTTTGCCATCGATCATATCATCATGAGCTCCGGAGCCGATCGTCTGGCGATCGAAATCACAGCGCAGTTCATTCACGACCGGGACAAACTGTCCGACCATGCGCCTCTGATGATGAAGATCAATTGGAGATAG